One Nitrospirota bacterium genomic window carries:
- a CDS encoding FtsX-like permease family protein → MSYVALKMLFGDRAKYLMLLCGLTFCVMLIVQQGSIFWGLMIWSESGISNLNVQIWVTDPNISQVAEVKPIASTTVERVRSVPGVEWAVPLYRGVGRARLANGEYHQITLMGLDASTLIGRPAHMEEGRIEDLRTPDAVVVDQWAVERMGGPEVIKVGTIFEINDKKARIVGIAHVQKDFQNIPSVYATFERATTYAPPERRLLSYVLAKARDNEPVEAVTKRITEQTGLGAFTQEEFGWKTILWVLKNTGIGINFGTTILLGFIVGMAIAGQTFYLFTVENLRQFGALKAMGASTFALARMIILQAFTVGIIGFGVGIGLATLFGTLAASKGQLPFSETWPLLWLVFGSLLAICTFSATISIIKLAKLEPAIVFR, encoded by the coding sequence ATGAGTTATGTGGCGCTCAAGATGCTCTTCGGCGATCGGGCCAAGTACCTGATGCTGCTCTGTGGCCTGACCTTTTGCGTCATGCTGATCGTGCAGCAGGGCTCCATTTTCTGGGGCCTGATGATCTGGTCGGAGTCCGGGATCAGCAACCTCAACGTCCAGATTTGGGTGACGGACCCGAACATCAGCCAGGTGGCGGAGGTGAAGCCCATCGCCTCCACCACCGTGGAGCGCGTGCGGAGCGTGCCGGGCGTCGAGTGGGCCGTGCCGCTTTACCGGGGCGTGGGCCGGGCCCGCCTGGCCAACGGCGAGTATCACCAGATCACGCTCATGGGGCTGGACGCTTCGACCCTCATCGGCCGTCCGGCCCACATGGAGGAAGGCCGCATCGAAGACCTGCGGACGCCGGACGCGGTCGTGGTGGACCAGTGGGCGGTGGAGCGAATGGGCGGACCGGAGGTGATCAAAGTCGGGACGATCTTTGAGATCAACGACAAGAAGGCCCGCATCGTGGGCATCGCCCATGTGCAGAAGGACTTCCAAAACATCCCCTCCGTCTATGCGACCTTCGAGCGGGCCACCACCTATGCCCCGCCGGAACGCCGCCTGCTCTCGTACGTGCTGGCCAAGGCCAGGGACAACGAGCCGGTGGAAGCGGTGACCAAACGCATCACCGAACAGACGGGCCTGGGCGCCTTCACCCAGGAGGAATTCGGCTGGAAGACGATCCTATGGGTGCTCAAGAACACCGGCATCGGGATCAACTTCGGCACCACAATCCTGCTGGGCTTCATCGTGGGCATGGCCATCGCCGGGCAGACCTTCTATTTGTTCACGGTCGAGAACCTCCGGCAGTTCGGGGCGCTGAAGGCCATGGGGGCCAGCACCTTCGCGCTGGCCCGCATGATCATCCTGCAAGCCTTTACCGTCGGGATCATCGGGTTCGGCGTCGGCATCGGTCTGGCCACATTGTTCGGGACACTGGCCGCGTCCAAAGGCCAGCTGCCTTTTTCAGAGACCTGGCCCTTGCTCTGGCTCGTGTTCGGCTCCCTGCTGGCCATCTGCACCTTTTCGGCCACGATCAGCATCATCAAGCTGGCCAAGTTGGAGCCAGCCATCGTGTTCAGATGA
- a CDS encoding ABC transporter ATP-binding protein: MELDAQTTDVSTGEAPGGTPPAVMVRGVIKSFGAGDTKVTVLKGIDLDVRMGELLLLVGESGGGKTTLLSVIAGILDIDEGQLDVLGVPLPQLSGGKKTRFRGQTMGFIFQQFNLLPALTAAENVAVPLLIHGTPKKDAIRRARTMLGSVGLGDRTEFVPAKLSGGQQQRVAIARALVSEPRLLICDEPTAALDGENGQKIMAILRDVGRSPERAVIVVTHDSRIFHFGDRIAELTDGRIVSVHEAPRPSPRAADAGKPPASMESPA; encoded by the coding sequence ATGGAACTGGACGCACAAACAACAGACGTGAGTACGGGAGAGGCGCCTGGAGGGACTCCGCCCGCTGTGATGGTTCGCGGCGTCATCAAGTCGTTCGGCGCCGGTGACACCAAAGTCACCGTGCTGAAGGGCATCGACCTGGACGTCCGCATGGGCGAGCTGCTCCTGCTGGTCGGCGAGTCCGGCGGCGGCAAAACGACCCTGCTGTCGGTGATTGCCGGCATCCTGGACATCGACGAAGGCCAGTTGGACGTGCTGGGCGTGCCGCTCCCCCAGCTGTCCGGCGGCAAGAAAACCAGGTTTCGCGGGCAGACGATGGGGTTCATTTTTCAGCAGTTCAATCTGTTGCCGGCCTTGACCGCCGCCGAAAACGTGGCCGTGCCCCTGCTCATCCACGGGACCCCCAAGAAAGACGCGATCCGGCGCGCGCGGACGATGCTGGGCAGCGTGGGGCTGGGGGATCGGACGGAGTTTGTGCCGGCCAAGCTGTCCGGCGGGCAGCAGCAGCGGGTCGCCATCGCCCGCGCCCTGGTCTCCGAGCCGCGCCTCCTGATCTGCGACGAGCCGACCGCGGCCCTGGACGGAGAGAACGGCCAGAAGATCATGGCGATCCTGCGGGACGTCGGGCGCTCGCCGGAACGGGCGGTGATCGTCGTGACCCACGACAGTCGCATTTTCCATTTCGGCGACCGGATCGCCGAGTTGACGGACGGACGCATCGTCAGCGTGCATGAGGCACCGAGGCCGAGCCCCAGGGCGGCAGATGCGGGAAAGCCCCCCGCTTCAATGGAGTCACCAGCATGA